The Candidatus Neomarinimicrobiota bacterium genome contains the following window.
CCGGGAGGAGGATTCGAACCCCCATGACCAGCTCCAAAAGCTGGTGTCCTACCATTGAACGATCCCGGAAGGCAATATTTAGATGACGGGGAGGGTGATCTGGGTATGGTAACGGTTTATAAAAAACGATTGAGCAGCCTTTGCTTGATCAAGGCTGTCAAAGATGCCATACACAGTCGAGCCACTACCCGACAAACTGGCAAAATATGCTCCTTGATTCAGGAGCTCGCTTTTAAGCGCGCCAATTTCTGGATGTATATGAAAAACTACAGATTCAAATTCGTTATCAAAAAACCGTACCAGTGTTGCCTTCTCTAAAAGGCGGCCAAAAGTAAACGGTGCCTTAGGGGGTGTCAATGGTATTTTTAGTGCTTCAAACGCTTGTTTTGTAGAGACATGAATGGGCGGAATAATGAGGAGTATGAACCCCTTGAAGCCTGATTCCAGCCTCTCAAGTTTCTCACCGACACCCAGCCCTCGCTGCAACCCACCCTCGATAAAAAATGGTACATCAGCACCCAACTCCAGGGCCAGCTCCAGTAAGTGCTCATTAGACAGGGGAAATCCTGCGGTCTTATTCAAGCCTTTGAGTATGGCAGCACCATCGGCACTACCCCCTCCAATTCCAGACCCAGGTGGTACTTTTTTCTCCAGAGTTATCTTTACAGGAAGCGTAATTCCAGTTGCATCTCTGAATAGTTTTTCAGCATGCAGACAAATATTATTCCCCCCGTCATCAAAGCGTAGACCGGTCATGCTGAAGCTGAATTTATCAGCTGGTTCAAAATGGACAATATCACCCCAGTCCATTTCCTGGAATACTGTATCCAGATCATGGTAACCATTCTCTCTTCTACCCAGCACGCGCAAGCACAGGTTGACCTTAGTGTGTGCTGGAATTGTGAATGATTCAAAGGATTGCATTATGCTTTGAAGATATTCAGAATGTCATTCTGAGCAACGTGAAGAAGCGCTCTTTTAGGGATGATGATGAAGCGGCATTTACTTTGGAAGGCGAACCCCTGGTTTAGACCGGGGGTTCACCAAAAATCAACTTATGCGTTTATCCAGCAGCAATCAAAAAGACATCATCGATTACATGAACCACGCCATTTGTTGCATCCACTGTAGCCAGGATTTTGCTGCCATTGACGAAGGTTCCTTCTTCGGTGACCTTTACATCAACATAGTGACCTGTGGCCATATAAAGCTGCATACCATCTTTCAAACCCTCTCCCATAAATGTACCCGGGGAAGCATGAGATGTGATAATCGCTGCCAGTTTTGATTTGTTCTCAGGTTTTAATAGTGTTTCCAGAGTACCTTTAGGCAGTTTATCAAAGGCAGCATTTGTTGGTGCGAAAACCGTCAAGGGGCCGGCACCGACCAGAACATTTTCCAGCTGAGTTGCCACAACACCTGCCACCAGAGTGGTATGGTCAGGGCTTCCCAGGGCGATCTGGAGTATATTTGGATCTGAGACATCATCCTTCACACCTGCCTGGCTATGATCTTTGGCGAAGGTCTCGGTTTTTGCCATTGCTGTGTCTTCACTTGTTGAACATGCGAAAACTACCAGCACAACAAAGCTTAAAACCAGCATGATTATTACGTTTTTCATTTTATCTCTCCTACTTGATTAATTTCAATTATTCAGGTTTTTAAAAACTGGGAGTAGCGCATCAGCCTTCAATTCACCCAGAGTCTTATCAAAAAAAGTGGCTTTGAGCTCGACCCTTGTCGTTCCCCAAACGTTGTGGATGGGGCAGGGGTTCTCACTGGAACACTCTTTGAGGCCCAGAATGCATTTATCGAAGATGTCCTTTTCACCGAAAATTTCCAACACGACTGAAAGCGGTAGACTGTTGGCATGGTCACAAAGATCTATGCCACCTGTTGGTCCTGTGCTCGATTTAAGTATTTCATTTGTGATGAGCGTGTTAGCCACTTTGGCAAGTTGGTAATAAGGAACATCAAGGTCTTTGGCCACATCCTTGATGCGGATGTATTTAACGAGTGGTTGACGATCGCTGAGATAGAAAATGAGCCGGATTGCATACTCTGTTGCTCGAGATAGTATCATTGTGTATTCATCCTAAAAATCTTTTTTCGAAAATGCCCGATAGCCCAGCCATACTGGACCTATACACCACATCCAAAGTGCGAAAACTGCCACGGCAGAACCAAACATATTTCCATAAAATTTTGAAAATAGAGCACCGGTATACCCCATGAGAGCGGCAATGTCAAATTGCAGCAACATCAATATCCGTCCCAGGTCAATAGGGTTAAACAGGGATAAAGCCAGGGTCAGTTTTTCAAGAGGGTAATCCTCCAGTGCAAAGAGTATAAAAAGGATAATACCATCATAGAGAATGGCAAAAAACAACCAGAGAACGATGGTCATACCAACACCTTTTACACGCTGCTCAGACAATACTGCAATGAGAAAAGCGAGAGCAGTGAATACCCAGGTCAGGGAAACTCCAACAAGAAGTAGAATCCAATGGCTACCAGTCTGTACCCCGGCGTGATAAATGAAAGGCACGCCTACTCCAACCAGATAAACTGCTGAAAGGGGTATGGTGAGGCCAAGATACAGCCCCAGAAATAGTGAAATCCGACTAATAGGTTGAGATAAAAGCAGCTCCATAAACTCCCTGGAGTTGTAAAAAAACATGGTGCCAAAAATAATGCTCACCAGGGGAATAATGAATAAGACCACATTCATGAGACTCAGGGATACTTGCCCTGAATCACCACCGAATCGGAAAAGTCCATCTGTAAGCAAAAAGAATACTGCTGTATAAATAATGAACCATTTACCTCTAAGGAGGTCATGAAGTTGATACTTGATTATCTTTAGTAGGGTCATCATAGCATCAGGACATCATTTTGGCGATGGCACGTTCAAGGTTCTTTTCACCCGTTTGGGCTATGAGTTCATCCACAGGACCATCGAAGAAAATTTTTCCATCAAGTAAATAGAGGATGGTATCAGCCAATTCCTGGATCTCACTCATGATATGGGAAGTAATAATCACCGTTTTACCAGCATCCTTTTCAGCAACAATCCTGTCTTTAAGGAGACTACTGGAAATAGGATCCAGACCAGCGGTTGGCTCATCAAGAATCAGAATATCAGGATTGAACATGAGGGCAACAATGGCATTTACCTTTTGTCGTGTCCCACCAGATAGATTTTTAAGGGGTTTGGACATCTCATCTGAAAGTCTAAAATAGCTTATCAAATCATCTGCCTGGGTTACTGACCCCGTCCGTAGGTCTGAGATCATGGTAATGATCTCGGTGGCAGTGAGATTTTCAGGGAAACGCGCGACCTGCGGCATATACCCAATCTGGCTCCGGTAGCTCCAGTCGCCATTGAGCTTAAAATCTTTGATGGTGATGTGGCCACCATCGTATTTATCAAGACCGAGTAAACATTTGATTAGGGTGGTTTTGCCTGAACCATTGTGACCTACAATGGCAGTAATTTTATTTTCCTGAATTTGCGCATCGAGCTCCCGGAGGACTTCAAGACGTCCAAAGCGCTTTTCCAGACCTTTGATATCAATCATGGGTTGATTCTCATAAGGGGTTCGGCATCAATGAGGGTGGCCGGTGTAAGAATGGGAATATAACTCTCAGCCAGATCCATAATTTCTACAAAAATACTGCGCATGAGCATGAGAGTCGGTTCATTTTTCTCCGTAAGCAGTGAAAACAACTTAACCGGACGAAAAGGAACGTCTCCAATGCCATCTTTATCCAGATCATAACCCCGGTATCTATTCCAATAGTTTTGATTAAAGGCGTTAAAATTCTGACGACTGTTGGTTGCAATGTCAAAGGTGTTGGCGAGGAAGTTATTATGGGTAAACACATTGTCCATGGAGTTGGCCATAATCTTCACCGCCCAGCCATTGTTCTCAAAATTGTTGCCTTCAACCTGGATTCTGTTGCAGGCCTCTGAATAAAGTCCCACAGTATTCCGATTGAACTGGTTGTCTGTGATGTTACTGTCATAGATATCCTTGAGGAGTAGTCCATAGGCGGAGCTTCCCCAGTTATCTGCAAACACATTATTATGCATATCCACATGACGGGAATACATCACCGCCACACCGGCACCATTCTTGTCAAATTGGTTGTTATTATATTCATTATGATTTGAAAACATGAAGTGTAAACCATAACGCAGATTTTTTGTGCTATGGTTATGGGTGACAACACACTGCTCTACAAACTCCAGGTATATCCCATCCCGATGACCTTCAATATAGTTTTCTTCAATTGTTATATCCTTACAGTACCAAAGGTGAATGCCATTCCCAGAGCGTGATTCTGTCTTGGCCAGACCACTGATTCTATTGTTCTCGATAATACATTTTTCTGATTTAGAGATATAGACTGCGAAAAAATTGTCCTCAAATGTATTATCGCTTACCCTCCCTCCTCGTGTCTCTTCAAATCGAACCGCAGCATTTTCTTCTAGGTGACTCAAACCGGAGCCCTTAAAAGTGAAGCCTTCAATTCTAACATCATCTGCAGTTACGGTGAGAATTTCGCCGCTATGGTTTCCATCAATAATGGGGTTGTCAATGCCAAGCAGGGTGAGGGTGTGCGAGATGATCAGACCGCTTTCAACATAGGTTCCGGGATGGACCAGGACGGTATCGCCAGACAAAGAGGCTTCAAGACCTTCCGAGACTGTGATGTAATGATAATCAGAGCCGACCTGTACCTGCCCTGCCCACAAAGCAGTACTCATGATAGGGATGATCAGTATGGTGCGGAGCGGGAACATCTATTTTAACCAGGCGGTTTCCACATAGGTTTTAACCTGTTCCCAGGTCATGGTCTCACCAAAATAGAGTAAGGCCACGTCATCGGCAGTTTTCTGAGTGCGAAAGGCGGACAGATTCAAGCCCATGGGGCTTTTCAATTTTTTAGCCTGGACAAAAATCATTTCCTGGAGGGGGTAAAGATTTCCAGCTTCTTCAAAATCAGTAAAATACAAATTATGAATCTTCTCTGTCGCCACTTCGTCTTTTATTACAAAAGCTGCCAGGCATTCAATGGAATCAAATTTATGAGCCTTGCCCTTGGTGGTGAGTAGTTCCGACCCATAAAGATCTTCTACGATGGTCATGCGACAGTAGCTACAACCATCTTTTCCATAGTTGATGGCCTGGACAGCTGGTTCACAGCTGATCACCAGGATGGTCATAAGCAATACGGATATGGGAGCCATGGATTTGATCATTGTGACGGCTTGTCTTTCCATGATAAGAAAGCAGCTAGAAATCCCATAAAGATTGAAGCAAAGGCAGCCATACCACCCCACGAGGGAAGCGATGTGGTTACAAAATTCAACATGGTTTTTGTGCCAAAGAGTGGTGGTTGATAGGTCATCCCCTCTATTTGAATAGCAGCATGTTCCGTATCCAGATTATGACCAAAATCATAATTCCAGAGATAAAAATCAACCAGGCCAATCAGTGCAAGGAGGGAAAAGAAACCCAGCCATATGTATAGTGTCTTTTTACCACCCTTCCAGGCAACCAGTAGTCCTGATCCAATGAGTAAGCCCACTATTGCAGGCATATATTTTAGCTCGGGGATAGATTCAGGAACGATCTCCTGCATGCCGATGTAGTGGTTTACAATATTCAAATTCTTGAGATCATTTTTTGCATGACCATCAACAGTGTTGATGCGAATATAGATTCCCAAGCCTTCCGGGTATTGTGGTGCTTCGACAGTAATGGACCAGAGCGGGAATAAATATGTCCCGATTAAGAGTAAGGCGCCCACCGCTAATATCCACCTTGATTTTTTGTTCATTCCAATACCATCCATTCATTTGGAAAGGCTGGGGACCAAGGGTCCCCAGCATCAGATTTATATATCTAAGTTAAAAGGAGATTGGAACTTTTGATCCCTTGGGTGAAACTCTCACATAACCTTGCATTTCCTGATGAAGCGCTGAACAGAAGTCGGTACAATAGAATGGAAATACACCAACTTTTTTAGGCTCCCAACGTAGCGTATTTGTGGCTCCTGGCATGACAAGCAGCTCAGAATTTATGGCTCCCTGCATGGCAAAACCGTGCGGAATATCCCAATCCTGCTCAAGGTTTGTCACATGGAAATAAACCACATCACCCACTTGAATACCTTCAATATTATCAGGCTTGAAGTGTGTACGGATGGTGGTCATGTAGACATGAACCTCGTTCCCTTTCCGTTCAACACGTGCGTCCTTCTCGCTAAGTGTGCGATATGGATGGGTGTTATTTTCCAGCTCATAGATCTTGGTAGTATTGGGATGAATGAGATTTGCAGGAATACCCTGAGCATAGTGAGGTTCACCAACTGTTGGGAAATCCAAAAGCAGTTTCATCTTTTCACCTGAAATATCAATCAGCTGAGCGGCGTGAGCTAATTCAGGTCCAGTAGAAAGATAGCGATCTTTGGTCATTTTGTTGAGAGCGACCAGATATTTACCCCATGGCTTCATGCTTCCGCCACCAGGAATCATCAGGTGTCCAATTGAATAATAGGATGGAATTCGGTCAACAATTTCCCAGGTTCCTATTTTCCACTTAACCACTTCAGAAGTAATAAAGGCAGAGGTGTAGGCATACCCTTTTCCATCAAACTCAGTATGCAATGGGCCAAGACCAACATTGGTGACTTCACCAGCAATGGTTGCGTCAAAATCGAGGACGGGAATTCCACCTGCATCGCCAATGAATTTTTTGTCTTCAATGGCTTTTATCATCTTAGAAAAAGAATGTACAGAAACGACAGCGGCCAGTTTGCCGCCACCAACAATGTACTCACCTGTGGGGTCAACATCGACGCCGTGGGGAGATTTTGGTGTGGGGAGATAATATATCAGACCTGGGCATTCTGAAGGATAGAGGACGGTCACACTCTTTTTCTGCTCAGAAACTGCAGAGTGTGAGTTGTGGTCCATGTAGTTATGATAGTAATCGGCTGGTTGTTTATGACCCTTGCCTTCAGCCAGATACTTTTCAGCCAATTTCCAGTTAACGGCAGCAATGAAATCCTTGTCATTCTTTGAAGCATTCACTTCGAGAAGGGTGTTGGCTTGTTCCGTATTGTAGCTTGAGAAGAAGGCCCAACCATGTGAGGGACCTTTACCGCCACTGGCTAAATCATAGTCATAACCAGGTACCATAATTTGGAATTCGATGTTCATGTGCCCATCATCGGGATTCACTTTGATGAATGAAAGCGTTCCACTGAAGTTTTCTTTGTAGCTAGATATTGGTACATCTGCCTGTGGGATCGGAACACTAAAGCGTGTTGAGGCCACCACATACTCAGAGTTTTGAGTTATGAAGGGTGATCCATGGTTTCCACCTGAGTTAGGTATTTCAATGATCTCAGCTGTTTCAAAATTCTTTAGATCAATTCGAGCAATTCGGGGCGTGTTGTTTCCATTGATAAATATCCAGCGGCCATCAGTTACACCGTCTGTCTGTGAAAGTTCTGGGTGATGAGAATCATCCCATGGAATATGACCAAAAGATGTTTTGAGCATGTCTTTGGTTTCTTCGTTAAATCCATATCCATTTTCAGGATCTACAGAAAAGACAGGGATTTCCTTGAATAGACGTCCCGAGGGCAAACCGTATACGCCGAGTTGGCCACTAAATCCACCTGATGTAAAGGCATAGAACTCGTCATAATCACCCGGGGCAACATAGACGGCCGAAGCTGCATCACTAGAACCTAGAATAGGCTTGTCTTTTTTTGCACATTCTGAAATGAGTAAAAAGGTGGCAATTACCAGAATCACTCCTGCTATCTGCATCATTGTTTTGTTCATACGTTTTCCTCCTACGTATTGTTTGTTAAAATTTTCATCTCTTTTTGAACAGCTAAGGCTTAAAGAGTTCTCAAATATTCGAGAATAGCCCGGGCATCATCTTCGGTAACATTTTGAAAGGTCATGGGAACATAAAACTCAGCCAACATGGCTTTTACTTCGGGATGTTTCTTGACCATCTCATCAGGATTCAAAATCATATTCATGATGAATGCCGGTGAACGTTTGGTTGTCACACCAGCCAGTGGTGGACCAACGAGACGTTCATTGATTTTATGACAGGCCACACACTTCAGTTCGAAAACTTCTGCTCCCTTTGCTGCCAAAACATCATCTTGTGGACCCAGGGTAAGCGCGCCAATGGGACCGATGCCATGTTTGATCTGTTCTTGAGTGAGACCTTCAGGACTCAATTTTGGTGTGGTGGCTTCTTTGACAGCTTCATTTTCCCCGCCCCCACAATTCATTAGTATCAGCGTTGCTATTAAAAGCATCCCCGTTTTCTTAATCATTTTGCTTGAACTCCTATTCATTTTATGTAGAACATTTGGTGAGATATATTGTCATAATTCCTGGAAAAAAAAGAGCTCTAATCGCTCCCAATTAATGCTTGCGGCCTATTTATGACCTCTAGCGCTTAAATTGATTTGATAACCAGCAGTTAGCAAGAATAATTTGTTAATATTAAATATTATTAATATAAAAATTTTACTGGTGGGGATTGTTTATCGTCGTTTTTTGGTGAAGGGGTTGAGAGAGACTGTCAGGATTTTTCATTGCCCTGAGTCAGGTTATCTTTGACAATAAGATAGCGATGAATGAGAAATCCCGCGACGATGCTCACAATGATAATAGAAACCGCAGTGTTATAGCGTTTCAGGTAGACACCAATCTGCTCCCAATTTTCACCGATGGTGCTACCCAGCCAGATCAATGTACCATTCCACAGAAGACTGGAAATTGTGGAGAGGATGATAACTTTCCAGATATTGAGTTTCCCCAGTCCAGAAAACAGCCCAACCACACTTCTCAGGCCTGCCAGAAAGCGGTTGATGAGTACAACCCCATAACCCCACTTATCGAACAATACTTCTACTCGCTTCAAGCTTTTGGGTGAGAACCAGGTTTGCTGCGTAGAGTACATAAAACCCCGTCCATACTTGTATCCCACCACATAAAGCGTGAGAAAGCCCATGACGCTTCCCAACAAGGTTGTGGCCATGGCCATTCCAAAGGATAATTGACCCCGACCAACGAGATACGCTCCAAAAACCAGGATGGTATCTCCAGGGATAGGTGGAAAAATATTTTCTATATAAGACGCTAAAAAAACAGTGGCAAAAACCAACCAGGGAGGTGATTGTTCAATAAAATTAAAGAGGGATTCCAGCACGTTAGGACATCTGCACTAAATTTTTGAAAGGAGACAAACAGCTTGAGCGGCCACGGCATCTCCACTACCAGTCATGCCCATGCCTTCAGTCGTCGTCGCTTTGACGGATACAAGATCAATTGATATGTCCAACGCATCAGCCAGCGTTTGACGTACCTCAGGTAAAAAACCCATAACTTTGGGTCGCTGGAGGATGAGCGTGGCATCCACATTGGAAACCACAAAACTTTTTTCTTTAATCAGGGCAGCCACATGCCTGAGAAGATCGATGGAATAGACCCCTTTATACTCAGGAGAGGAATCTGGAAAATGCTGGCCAATATCTCCCAGTGCCAGGGCACCAAGAATCGCATCTGCTATGGCGTGGGTTAGTGCATCTCCATCAGAATGACCAAGCGTTCCCTTTTCAAAAGGAATTTTAACACCACCCAAAACCAGATCGCGACCCTCCACCAGACGATGGACATCATAACCGCTTCCAATTCTCAGATTTGGTATGGGGGGCTGAATGTTAGGTTTTTTACTCATACGAGTTCTGTACCTGTTTTGCAACAACCCAAACGAAATTTATGTCGTAGATCATTCAACACTGTATCGCTCTGCTATTCCACTATTCATGCTGCTTGTTTAATCTTATCACTCAGGGACACTTTCTTGTGACGCCACTTCGGCCTGCTAACTTTTTCCATCCTCTCGCGGAGAACGCAGAGGGGCAGAGCTTTTTTATTCATACTAAATTCTTCCACTCGAATAGCCTTCAAATCCGACTCTGCGAGCCTCACTAGAACCATTCAACTCCTAACTCCTAACTCCTAACTCCTAACTCCTAACTAATAAACATGGCATCGCCATAGCTGAAAAAGCGATACTTCTTTTCAACCGCTACTTTATATGCCTTAAGAATTTTCTCTTTTGATGAAAAGGCTGAAACCAGCATAAGCAGGGTTGACTTGGGCTGATGAAAATTGGTGATAATACCATCAACTACTCTGAAAATATATGGGGGGTAGATGAACTTGTTTGTCCAGCCATCACCAGGTTCAAGTTCACGTGGATACATTACGGCTGATTCAAGCGCTCGAACAACGGTCGTTCCAACTCCAATGACCCGCCGACCTTCTTCTTTAGCCTTCTTAATTGCGGCAACTGTCTCTTCTGGCACATTAAAATACTCAGCATCCATTTGATGCTTGGTGATGTCTTCCACATTTACAGGCCTGAAGGTTCCCAGTCCAACATGAAGGGTTACATATTGAATTTCTACACCCTTTGCCTGGGCTTTTTTTAGCAGGGCTTCAGTGAAATGTAATCCTGCTGTAGGGGCCGCCACAGCACCCCGATGTTCGGCATAAACGGTTTGATAACGATCCTTGTCTTTGGCATTAGCCTCTCTAAGGATGTAGGGCGGAAGTGGCCATTTGCCAACTTCGTCAAGAATGGAATAGAAATCGCCGCCGTTTTTGTCAAAGCGAACGACACGTCCGCCTGAAACCGTATTATCAACCACATCACAGGTGATTTTGTCTTCAATAACCAGCTTGTTTCCCACGCGAACCTTGCGGGCAGGTTTCACCAGCGTTTCCCAGAGATTATTGCCCAATTCACGAAGTAAAAATAATTCGATTTCGGTATCCGTTTTATCCTTACGAGCAAAAAGTCTTGAGGGGAAGACTTTGGTATTATTCAATACAAGGACATCTCCTGACTTCAGGGAATCCACAACATTAGAAAACTTGCTATGCACAACTTCCCCAGACTGGGCATCCATAACGAGTAATTTGGATCCGTCCCGTTTGGCAGTTGGGTGTTGGGCTATCAACTCCTCTGGTAATTCATAATCGAAATCAGAGAGGGTCAGGGCTTTTGCGCGATCAAACAGCATATATCATTCTTTCTTTCTTTGGAACATGTTGGTTTGGGGTAACTCAGCTTTTAATACAAAGCCTAAATGTCTGTATGCTTGAGGGGTTGCCTGTCTACCACGGGCAGTCCTTACCAGGAAGCCTTCCATGATAAGAAAGGGTTCATAAACTTCTTCCAGTGTATTGGCTTCTTCACCAACTGCCACTGAAAGGGAATTAAGACCGACAGGGCCACCTTCAAATTTTTCTATTAGCGCTTT
Protein-coding sequences here:
- the ispE gene encoding 4-(cytidine 5'-diphospho)-2-C-methyl-D-erythritol kinase gives rise to the protein MRVLGRRENGYHDLDTVFQEMDWGDIVHFEPADKFSFSMTGLRFDDGGNNICLHAEKLFRDATGITLPVKITLEKKVPPGSGIGGGSADGAAILKGLNKTAGFPLSNEHLLELALELGADVPFFIEGGLQRGLGVGEKLERLESGFKGFILLIIPPIHVSTKQAFEALKIPLTPPKAPFTFGRLLEKATLVRFFDNEFESVVFHIHPEIGALKSELLNQGAYFASLSGSGSTVYGIFDSLDQAKAAQSFFINRYHTQITLPVI
- a CDS encoding fasciclin domain-containing protein yields the protein MKNVIIMLVLSFVVLVVFACSTSEDTAMAKTETFAKDHSQAGVKDDVSDPNILQIALGSPDHTTLVAGVVATQLENVLVGAGPLTVFAPTNAAFDKLPKGTLETLLKPENKSKLAAIITSHASPGTFMGEGLKDGMQLYMATGHYVDVKVTEEGTFVNGSKILATVDATNGVVHVIDDVFLIAAG
- a CDS encoding Rrf2 family transcriptional regulator, translated to MILSRATEYAIRLIFYLSDRQPLVKYIRIKDVAKDLDVPYYQLAKVANTLITNEILKSSTGPTGGIDLCDHANSLPLSVVLEIFGEKDIFDKCILGLKECSSENPCPIHNVWGTTRVELKATFFDKTLGELKADALLPVFKNLNN
- a CDS encoding ABC transporter permease subunit, whose product is MMTLLKIIKYQLHDLLRGKWFIIYTAVFFLLTDGLFRFGGDSGQVSLSLMNVVLFIIPLVSIIFGTMFFYNSREFMELLLSQPISRISLFLGLYLGLTIPLSAVYLVGVGVPFIYHAGVQTGSHWILLLVGVSLTWVFTALAFLIAVLSEQRVKGVGMTIVLWLFFAILYDGIILFILFALEDYPLEKLTLALSLFNPIDLGRILMLLQFDIAALMGYTGALFSKFYGNMFGSAVAVFALWMWCIGPVWLGYRAFSKKDF
- a CDS encoding ABC transporter ATP-binding protein → MIDIKGLEKRFGRLEVLRELDAQIQENKITAIVGHNGSGKTTLIKCLLGLDKYDGGHITIKDFKLNGDWSYRSQIGYMPQVARFPENLTATEIITMISDLRTGSVTQADDLISYFRLSDEMSKPLKNLSGGTRQKVNAIVALMFNPDILILDEPTAGLDPISSSLLKDRIVAEKDAGKTVIITSHIMSEIQELADTILYLLDGKIFFDGPVDELIAQTGEKNLERAIAKMMS
- a CDS encoding nitrous oxide reductase family maturation protein NosD yields the protein MFPLRTILIIPIMSTALWAGQVQVGSDYHYITVSEGLEASLSGDTVLVHPGTYVESGLIISHTLTLLGIDNPIIDGNHSGEILTVTADDVRIEGFTFKGSGLSHLEENAAVRFEETRGGRVSDNTFEDNFFAVYISKSEKCIIENNRISGLAKTESRSGNGIHLWYCKDITIEENYIEGHRDGIYLEFVEQCVVTHNHSTKNLRYGLHFMFSNHNEYNNNQFDKNGAGVAVMYSRHVDMHNNVFADNWGSSAYGLLLKDIYDSNITDNQFNRNTVGLYSEACNRIQVEGNNFENNGWAVKIMANSMDNVFTHNNFLANTFDIATNSRQNFNAFNQNYWNRYRGYDLDKDGIGDVPFRPVKLFSLLTEKNEPTLMLMRSIFVEIMDLAESYIPILTPATLIDAEPLMRINP
- a CDS encoding nitrous oxide reductase accessory protein NosL, translated to MERQAVTMIKSMAPISVLLMTILVISCEPAVQAINYGKDGCSYCRMTIVEDLYGSELLTTKGKAHKFDSIECLAAFVIKDEVATEKIHNLYFTDFEEAGNLYPLQEMIFVQAKKLKSPMGLNLSAFRTQKTADDVALLYFGETMTWEQVKTYVETAWLK
- the nosZ gene encoding Sec-dependent nitrous-oxide reductase, which translates into the protein MNKTMMQIAGVILVIATFLLISECAKKDKPILGSSDAASAVYVAPGDYDEFYAFTSGGFSGQLGVYGLPSGRLFKEIPVFSVDPENGYGFNEETKDMLKTSFGHIPWDDSHHPELSQTDGVTDGRWIFINGNNTPRIARIDLKNFETAEIIEIPNSGGNHGSPFITQNSEYVVASTRFSVPIPQADVPISSYKENFSGTLSFIKVNPDDGHMNIEFQIMVPGYDYDLASGGKGPSHGWAFFSSYNTEQANTLLEVNASKNDKDFIAAVNWKLAEKYLAEGKGHKQPADYYHNYMDHNSHSAVSEQKKSVTVLYPSECPGLIYYLPTPKSPHGVDVDPTGEYIVGGGKLAAVVSVHSFSKMIKAIEDKKFIGDAGGIPVLDFDATIAGEVTNVGLGPLHTEFDGKGYAYTSAFITSEVVKWKIGTWEIVDRIPSYYSIGHLMIPGGGSMKPWGKYLVALNKMTKDRYLSTGPELAHAAQLIDISGEKMKLLLDFPTVGEPHYAQGIPANLIHPNTTKIYELENNTHPYRTLSEKDARVERKGNEVHVYMTTIRTHFKPDNIEGIQVGDVVYFHVTNLEQDWDIPHGFAMQGAINSELLVMPGATNTLRWEPKKVGVFPFYCTDFCSALHQEMQGYVRVSPKGSKVPISF
- a CDS encoding c-type cytochrome, whose translation is MKKTGMLLIATLILMNCGGGENEAVKEATTPKLSPEGLTQEQIKHGIGPIGALTLGPQDDVLAAKGAEVFELKCVACHKINERLVGPPLAGVTTKRSPAFIMNMILNPDEMVKKHPEVKAMLAEFYVPMTFQNVTEDDARAILEYLRTL
- a CDS encoding DedA family protein; this translates as MLESLFNFIEQSPPWLVFATVFLASYIENIFPPIPGDTILVFGAYLVGRGQLSFGMAMATTLLGSVMGFLTLYVVGYKYGRGFMYSTQQTWFSPKSLKRVEVLFDKWGYGVVLINRFLAGLRSVVGLFSGLGKLNIWKVIILSTISSLLWNGTLIWLGSTIGENWEQIGVYLKRYNTAVSIIIVSIVAGFLIHRYLIVKDNLTQGNEKS
- a CDS encoding 2-C-methyl-D-erythritol 2,4-cyclodiphosphate synthase translates to MRIGSGYDVHRLVEGRDLVLGGVKIPFEKGTLGHSDGDALTHAIADAILGALALGDIGQHFPDSSPEYKGVYSIDLLRHVAALIKEKSFVVSNVDATLILQRPKVMGFLPEVRQTLADALDISIDLVSVKATTTEGMGMTGSGDAVAAQAVCLLSKI
- the queA gene encoding tRNA preQ1(34) S-adenosylmethionine ribosyltransferase-isomerase QueA, with translation MTLSDFDYELPEELIAQHPTAKRDGSKLLVMDAQSGEVVHSKFSNVVDSLKSGDVLVLNNTKVFPSRLFARKDKTDTEIELFLLRELGNNLWETLVKPARKVRVGNKLVIEDKITCDVVDNTVSGGRVVRFDKNGGDFYSILDEVGKWPLPPYILREANAKDKDRYQTVYAEHRGAVAAPTAGLHFTEALLKKAQAKGVEIQYVTLHVGLGTFRPVNVEDITKHQMDAEYFNVPEETVAAIKKAKEEGRRVIGVGTTVVRALESAVMYPRELEPGDGWTNKFIYPPYIFRVVDGIITNFHQPKSTLLMLVSAFSSKEKILKAYKVAVEKKYRFFSYGDAMFIS